A stretch of the Triplophysa dalaica isolate WHDGS20190420 chromosome 19, ASM1584641v1, whole genome shotgun sequence genome encodes the following:
- the tmem38b gene encoding trimeric intracellular cation channel type B: MMDVFGFLNLNELALGLSQISLFPFFDMAHYIVSVMSLREQPGALEVSQRSPLACWFSSMLYCFAGAILSALMMADAPIAPLSNSTNLLLATLMWYLVFYCPLDVVYSLASIFPLRLVLTGMKEVTRTWKVLGGVTQAGKKYKDGLFVMIAVGWAKGAGGGLISNFEQLVRGVWKPETNELLKMSYPTKVTLLGAVVFSLQQCQYLPIQTHHLIFIYTLFTVTNKMRMMLLGSSSYPFSTLESVLYKTLFVRPLNFSALRDLTQSCASQNASDGSTSTRPHAQNTDQSESKESANGKKTN, translated from the exons ATGATGGATGTGTTCGGGTTTCTGAATCTAAACGAGCTCGCGCTCGGGCTTTCACAGATATCGTTGTTCCCGTTCTTTGACATGGCGCATTATATCGTGTCAGTGATGAGTCTGAGAGAACAGCCAG gAGCTCTGGAGGTGTCTCAGAGGAGTCCGTTGGCGTGCTGGTTCAGCTCAATGCTGTATTGTTTCGCTGGAGCGATTCTCTCTGCTCTCATGATGGCAGACGCACCCATCGCGCCTCTGTCCAACTCCACCAACCTTCTGCTCGCAACTCTCATGTG gtatCTTGTGTTTTACTGTCCTCTGGACGTTGTGTACTCGCTGGCCTCCATCTTTCCTTTGCGTCTGGTGTTGACTGGGATGAAGGAAGTGACACGTACATGGAAGGTTCTGGGTGGAGTCACTCAAGCGGGGAAGAAATATAAAGATGGTCTGTTTGTGATGATCGCAGTGGGCTGGGCCAAag GGGCCGGCGGGGGTCTCATCAGTAACTTTGAGCAGTTGGTTCGTGGTGTCTGGAAGCCTGAGACCAATGAACTGCTGAAGATGTCCTA CCCAACTAAGGTCACCCTGCTGGGAGCggttgtgttttctcttcagCAGTGTCAATACCTCCCGATTCAAACACATCACCTCATCTTCATCTACACACTCTTCACTGTCACTAACAAG atgcGGATGATGCTGTTGGGTTCCTCTTCTTATCCGTTCTCTACATTAGAGTCTGTCCTCTACAAGACTCTGTTTGTTCGACCTTTGAACTTTTCTGCCCTGAGGGACCTGACCCAAAGCTGTGCTTCCCAGAACGCTTCCGATGGCTCGACGTCCACTCGCCCGCACGCCCAAAACACGGACCAAAGTGAATCAAAAGAGTCCGCCAATGGCAAAAAGACCAACTGA